GCGCTGCGCGGATTCGGCTTGCGCGAGGCGGTGATCGCCCGAAAGGTCGACGACGCGGTTGCCCTGCTGAAGCAGGGCCGGGGCGAGCGCGCGGGCGACGCCGTGCGGGGTCGCGAGGAAGACGACGTCCACGTCCGCGAAGGCCTCCGGGGCGAGCGGGACGAGGGGAAGATCGAGGATCCGCTCGAATTCGGGGAGGACCTCGGCGAGCCCCTTTCCGGCCTGCTTGGAGGAGGCGAGGACGGAGACTTCGGCGCGCGGGTGGCGCGCGAGGATTCTGAGCAGCTCGGACCCGAGGTAACCGGTGGCGCCGACGAGGCCGACGCGGACGTGACCCATCGCGCTCGCATGGTGTCCTCTCGCACTTGAGCGTATGGTCGGAAGCGCGGCAGGGGGAGGGCGCGGGTGTCCGGATCCGGACACCCGCGTCCGGTCGACCTAGAACCCGTAGGGTGTCGAGGCCGGCGGGAGGTTGACGACGATGGTCTGCTGCCGCGTCATCTCCTCGATGGAGGCGCCGATGCCTTCGCGGCCGACGCCGGACTTCTTGTTGCCGCCGAACGGGAAGTGGCCGACGCCGTGCGCAGGGGCTCCATTGATCGTGACCTCGCCGTCCTCGAGACGCTTCGCGATGCCGAAAGCCTTGTAGAGGTCGTTCGTGAACACGGAGGCGTCGAGGCCGTACTCGCTCATGTTGGCGATGCGGATCATCTCGGGGATGCCTTCGACGCGGAGGATCGGGATCACGGGGCCGAAGCTCTCCTCCCACGCGACCCGCATGTCGAGGGTCACGTGGTCGAGGACCGTCGGCTCGTAGAACTGCCCGCGGAACGTGCCGCCCGCAAGGAGCTTCGCGCCCTTGGCGGTCGCGTCGTGGACGAGCGCGTCCACCGTCTTCACGGCCTCCGGCGTGATGAGGGGCCCGATCTGGGTCGCGGGGTCGCGCAGGTCGCCGATCTTGTATTTCGCGACCTCGGCGAGGAGCTTGGGCACGAACGCGTCCGCAACGCCGGCATCGACGAGGATGCGGTCCACGGCGTCGCAGCGCTGGCCGCTGAAGCGAAGGGCGCCGCGCACGCTCTCGCGCGCGGCAAGATCGAGGTTCGCGTCCGCGAGCACGAGCGAGGCGCCCTTGCCGCCGAGCTCGAGGTGGAGCTTCTTCATGCCCGCGACGCGCGCGATGTGCTCGCCGACCGGCGTCGAGCCCGTGAATGTCACCATGTCGATCTTCGGGCTCGACGCGAGCGTGTCGCCGACCTCGCGGCCGCGGCCCGTCACGATGTTGAGCGCGCCTTTCGGAACGCCAGCCTGCTCGAGCACGCGCGCGAGCATGAGGAGGACGATCGGGTCCTCGCTCGACGGCTTGACGACGACGCTGTTGCCCGAGACGAGCGCGGGCACGATCTTCGCCGTTGCGATGAAGAGCGGATAGTTGAACGGGGTGATCGCCGCGACGACGCCGCGGGGCTCGCGGCGGACGACCGCGAACTTGCCGACCGTGTCCTTGACCCAGTCGCCGGGGATGTACTCGCCGTGCATCGCGCGGGCCTCCTCCATCGTGAGCGCCATGCGCTCGAAGGAGGCGTGCACCTCGCCCTTCGCGACCGCGATGGGCTTCCCGGCTTCCCGGACGATCATCTCGATGAAGCGGTCCTTCTCGCTTTCGAGAAGGTGGCGCGCGCGCTCGAGGATCTCGATGCGCTCGATCGCGGGAATCTTCCGGATCGCCTTCTTCGCCGCGTGGGCGGCGTCGATCGCGCGCTCGACCTCCTCGACGCTGAGTCGCGGAACGTAGCCGATGACGTCGCCCGTCGCGGGCTCGGTCACCTCGAAGTACGTTCCCTTGACGGGATCGCGCCATTCGCCGTCGATGAGGACGCGGTAGCGCGGATGGCGTTCGTCGCCGTGATTCAGGATGGGTCCGAGGTCGAGCATCGTTCGGGTCTCCCCGTTCACCTCCTCTCCGCCTCCGATATGAAGCGCGCGCCGGAGTCTCCTCTGGGGATAACCGGAAAAGGATAAACCCTGGACGCAACGGAGCGTCGTGACGGGCGGGCGAGCGGACGCTCTCACGCGCGGCGGCGCGCGGCGGCCGCCGCGAGCGTCGCCACGACAATGCCCGCAAGGAGGGCCGGCCCGGGCGTCGCCTTCGGGGTGGGCGTCGCGTCGGGCGTCGGCGACGCGGCGCCGTCGGGCGCGAGGCCCGATCCGCCGGAGGCGTCCTTGACGAGCGTGAAGCGGTCCTTTACCTCGCCCGCAAGCGTGTGGAACTCGCCCACGAGCGTGTCGTTGTCGAAGGACATGAGGAGCAGGCCGAAGTCCTCCTCGTTGCGCGCCGCCTCCCATTCGGGGGGCGTGTCGCTCTTGAACTTGTAGTGCGAGATGCCGCCCGTGCCGGCCGTGACGTAGGTCGTGCCGACCGCGGAGACGGTGGTGCCGACGAGCGGTTTCGTCCGCTCGTACACGTGGTCGTGTCCCTGCACCACGACGTCGACCTTGTATTCGTCGTAGAGCGGCGCCCAGAGGTTGCGGACCGCGATGTTCGACCCGTGCCGCGCGTCGCTCCAGATCGGATAGTGGTGGAATACGACGACCCAGCGCACCGTCGCGTCCGCGCGCGCGGCCTTGAGGGTCGATTCGAGGAACCCGCGCTGCTCCGGGTTGGGGCCGGTCTGGCAGCGCGTCGGGAGCGAGCCGGGGAGCCGGTCCTCCACGGGCGTCATGACGCACGCGTGCTCCGTGTCGAGGCTCACGAACACCGCATTCGCGTAGCGGAAGGCGTACCAGCGCTCGCCGGGCTTCGACGGCATCGCGAGGCGCGCGTCGTACTGGTGGAAGCCCTGGCCCGGCTCGCGCTCGTGGTTCCCGACCGCGGTCATGT
The sequence above is drawn from the Candidatus Thermoplasmatota archaeon genome and encodes:
- a CDS encoding metallophosphoesterase family protein, coding for MHRAIPILALLALAALLAPPAQAQLGGGPEQIHLAYGADAATSVTVAWVGPVVAPGGARVEYGVDAGFGSKAEAATPIPLPGATHVAYRATLSGLTPATTYTYRVVTGQTSEAFTFTTAPIGDAPFVVAAWGDHGTTDPAAVTGTKKAPGENVALAMNLTPDFHIAAGDLSYSNGEPSVWDAYFRMMQPYASGVPYMTAVGNHEREPGQGFHQYDARLAMPSKPGERWYAFRYANAVFVSLDTEHACVMTPVEDRLPGSLPTRCQTGPNPEQRGFLESTLKAARADATVRWVVVFHHYPIWSDARHGSNIAVRNLWAPLYDEYKVDVVVQGHDHVYERTKPLVGTTVSAVGTTYVTAGTGGISHYKFKSDTPPEWEAARNEEDFGLLLMSFDNDTLVGEFHTLAGEVKDRFTLVKDASGGSGLAPDGAASPTPDATPTPKATPGPALLAGIVVATLAAAAARRRA
- a CDS encoding aldehyde dehydrogenase family protein, with translation MNGETRTMLDLGPILNHGDERHPRYRVLIDGEWRDPVKGTYFEVTEPATGDVIGYVPRLSVEEVERAIDAAHAAKKAIRKIPAIERIEILERARHLLESEKDRFIEMIVREAGKPIAVAKGEVHASFERMALTMEEARAMHGEYIPGDWVKDTVGKFAVVRREPRGVVAAITPFNYPLFIATAKIVPALVSGNSVVVKPSSEDPIVLLMLARVLEQAGVPKGALNIVTGRGREVGDTLASSPKIDMVTFTGSTPVGEHIARVAGMKKLHLELGGKGASLVLADANLDLAARESVRGALRFSGQRCDAVDRILVDAGVADAFVPKLLAEVAKYKIGDLRDPATQIGPLITPEAVKTVDALVHDATAKGAKLLAGGTFRGQFYEPTVLDHVTLDMRVAWEESFGPVIPILRVEGIPEMIRIANMSEYGLDASVFTNDLYKAFGIAKRLEDGEVTINGAPAHGVGHFPFGGNKKSGVGREGIGASIEEMTRQQTIVVNLPPASTPYGF